The DNA sequence CTGATAGCCACCTGCTAGCAGCGGCCCTGGACTGGAACATGGGATGAGATGTGATGGAGGTGACTGGGTGTGAGAATGCGGTGGTGGAGCCATCATATGATGGTGTTGATGGGGAGATGGTGACCCTGGGTGCTGCTGGAAATGCTGTGCATGAGGATGTGGATGTTGCTGAGCCCCACCTCCACCTACATGTTGTGAACTACCATACACCAGCTGTCTTACTTTCTGCTCCTCATCACCAATGTTGTACGTCAGCTCCGTCTCCTCAAACCCAGTAGCAGACATCCTCTGGTCGCCCCCAACACCTGAAGGTGGTGGATCAGGGGAATTCAAGCATGTCTGAATTAGAGCTTTCCCTGCTTCCGATGTTATCATCGGTTGCAGTTTTCTGGTAGCAAAAGTGTAGACATGGCCTGTCTCAGAGGCCACTAAAAGCATCACTTGGGTCCCTGTCAGTGTTGAAAGCTCATAAGCCTGTCAACAGGAGAGTGGAATCATAAGTTTCCTAAACAGCAGCAATATACTCATTAAGAGATTATCATTTACAAACTCTGttagaatacaagaaactaaataatTCTTAGACGGAATTAAAAAATAACTCTGTATATATTCAACCTATGTAGCGCACCGTGCGCTATGTTTGAGACTAGGAAtttaagcaaaataaaaaaaaaacgtgaatAAAGAACTGGTGTTCAGAACTAACAAATTAAAGTGTTTTATGCACAACGAAAACAAATattcaaataaaaataatgtacATAACTTCGAACTCTTCAATTACTCTTTAAATACCTTCAAAGTATTGTTCACAGATTACATGATATACATTCTAAAATGGTTGACGCATGCCAGAGAGGTTATGTTTACCCACTGTATTTATATAAACATAACCAATTTGCACTGAAACAACACCGACAGAACTAATACTGTTTCAGCATGCATTTATTATATTTTGTCCTTGTTATTATGAGAAGCATTTTAGTTGTCATCAAACGTGTAATTTCACTGCCACTGCTGGTGCAAGAGCCAAGCTAGCACGATAATCTCAATTGCACGAAAGGCACAGTGTTCCTTAAAAATGACTTACGGTCCCACAATGTAAaatacatacaaatttacaacgatACAATAAAAATAACTACTAAAAGAAAAAGCTCATACCTTCTTCATTATACCAGTCTTCCTCTTCGAAAAAGTTGTATATCGTCGAAGTTTGTTGTCAATATATTCCATCTTTATTTTAACGCGTCCCTTCGTCTTTTTACCATTCGGTGGCGGCGTCTTTTTCTGGGCCTGTGAGTAGCCCTCGTCCCCAATGTCAGTGCCACAGTCCGTTGATAAGCCCATCCCACTTTGAGATGACATGCTAGGTCTACCTGACACTTCTTGTTCAAAACACACATCTGAAGACGTTCGCTTCAGTCCACGAGTCATACCCGCACTGCAAGTACTTGGTAACGAAACTGAAGACCTTGACACTCCAGAAGTTAGAGAGGTTGTAGGTCTCGCATGGCTTGTACTTCCGTATATTTCAGGCGGCGTTTCACCACTTAAAAGAGACATATTGTATCCCATATTAAAACGGGAATCTCTTCCCCCTCCTGTTGGTGTATCCATCACTGCACTGTCACTATTTACTTAACGTCATAATAAAAATCTGATTACTTCTCTCACTACCTTAACCTCTAAGCGTTCCGACACCATACGCACGTCACCAACACCACACGGCAACTGTTCGTAATTTGACCTAAGTTCTCCACTAGCGCGCGGCTCGTGCGGCGAGTTGCTGAAGAAAGTAGTCCCAACTCTTAAAAGCAGTATCTACGTCACACTAAAACAAAATAAcgttttaaatctgttttgtaaaGGGTAATCCATTATTTGTTAGTACTTTCACAGTGTAACAAGGTGTAAAGCGTACAATATATTCGTTACTTTATGGTGGCGTATGAATACCTCGGCGCACAGACAGCCGGTCCCACTCCCATATTTAGAAGTCGCTGTTGCCAAATTAGGTAAACTTCTCCTAACATGGTAAACAAAGATCCACCCTTTCAGTCGAAAAATAAAGTTTGATACAAGTTATGTTCAGTTCCTACCACATATTGTTTGCATCACGAGTTATGTTGCTCCTTTTACAGTTAAAGTCACGACGCTGCCAAAAATAGCGAATACTAGTCATTCTAATTTTTAACCTTGTGTATCTGGTTTCTGAAATAGAACTCAAATCCGTTTCAGCCGGTTTCTGAAGATTTGACCGTATCGTCATGCCGGCCAAGAAATTAGTGACAATGTAAAAAAAAGGTAACACATTTGGTGAAGCTACTGAGCGCATAAAGTGCTGAGATAAAAATCTGTGAGGATtaaactgaattttaaaaaaaagagctCCATAAACTGAGGATGGATATTACACACAAGTATTTTATCCCCAAAGGAAAGGCATAGTTTGactatttccagcaaaatacttcaAATATTTCTACGACATGCGATGAATGCTGCACGCACATGTCAAGAAAATCTGGACATGAATAAATTCTGGCAATTTTTTCATTTCATCTATGGAAACAATGGTAAAAAATTAGTCATTTTGTCGTCCACGGGGCGGCGGTAGCTTCTCATTACGTTTCAGTAGCAGGAGACCGTGGTAACAATTTATGCAGGAGACTGTGATAAGTGGTGAAGATTCAATGTATCTGTATTTTTGACATGCGAAATTACTTGGGTTTCATGTAGCACTGTATCATAAATTGATGGAACACAGCAAGACTGCAGCCGCAACAAATACCATTGGTAAGTTTCTTTCTCCGTAGTGGCTCATAGCTGTGAAAATGGACTGTTTACGAAGGAGCGCCAGAATATAAAGAATCGAGAAAAAAGCCAATGTTGAAGTAAGAGCCAGAATGAGGGCAAATGGGATAGTGATAGACAGAATTGAAAGAATATCATTTAAATTGTATGGACATTTGTTGGGAATGATCACCGGCGACCAAAGAAAACTTTTGAATGGAAACCACCTGGCAGTAGTAAACACAGCGGGCAGGGACGTTCTCGAAATGATCACGTAAATAAAATAGTGGAGTACCGTGGTGTACGCAAAGAGGATGCCCTAAAGAGAGAGGCTTGGCAGAAGATAACAGAAATACATCAAAATGTTGCTATCAATTGATCTTTGTATTAATTAATCGTGTATAACAATAGTAACAATTTGTCTCGAAATTACACATCTCTAGGGCTGGCCTAAGGATCCCCAATAAAGAGAAAAGTTTGAGCCGCACTGTTTTTGAAAAGGGAAACTGCTCTATGTTCGTTACTTACTGCATTCAAAAGATAGTTtgcctaaatcactgcaggcataTGTGAAGATGGTTCATTCAAGAGGGCCGTATCCGAAATGCTTCCCCGTCCTTGACCGTGTAAGACACCACTCTGTTCCCACTGCCCTTGATGTTGACAGGAGGCTGAATTCTATCTACCCACTCTGCACCATAAAACATACACATCTAAACCTCTTCCTCTCCGACTGATGTTTCTCAAGTGAGATACAGTCATAACTGAAATGAACCTACACGGTACGCTTATTCTCAAGACGAGGATTATTTCCAGTGAGTTAAAAATAAGTCTTACATCAAACATTACGAGTAAACTCTTCTTCTTTCCTTCCCAATGGTGGAGCGACTGATTGGGATTATTGGTTGAGAAACTGGAAGGTTTTCGTTTCTGCGCCCAGATACATATAAAGATAGTGATATAGATCGCAACAAGTGCATCGTGGAATTGATTCTTGACTTCAAAAATTCCTGCCGTCTTATGCGTTAGTCATGTTATATTCTCTGACAACGGAAAAAATTATCTTCGGTTCACAATGAACGAACAGTGTAGCATTTTGTTATCACCGGTACATTATTTTTTGCGAGAATGTATAAACAAAACAGTATTGTGCATCAAGGGTAAACCGAATGAGGTTGCGCTGTTCGTATGACTGGCCTTGTATAGCCCATGGGACGATGGAAGCTGTCTCCATCCGGTCTTCCTGATTATCGTTTCTCGTATTTTTCCTAAATTACGTCAGGTAAATGCCGGATGATTTCTACTacaaggtcacggccgacttcctgccaCGGTCCTTGACAAACTAGACCTCtaagtatgtaaatgcctgtatataGGAATTAGATCTTTTCTTTAAACTGTAATAACacaccatgtccaatatccttgtaaaagtgatcagCGGAAGAATAAAAATACTGCTACTAGTAGTAGTATTAGCACTATTTCTACACTCTTGGTTTTAGTTTATTGTCAGAGCTCTCACAGAACGTCGTCGAATACGTAGCACTGATGCGATAGAACTGCACAAGTATGAATTATGGTCCTGTCTCCGACAGCTACAGCGACGCCTAACAACCAGGATTGTCATCTAAAGGCTCAGAAGTGTGCAGTTATTTCGTCAGTACATGATGTCATGAGGGTTCCGAGGTTGTATTATATGTTATACACTAATGAGTGTAGAATATAATAACTGGTCATGGTGTGGTTTAGTTAACAGAATGCAAAGAAGTCCATTTCAAATACTGTTCCCCATATTTTCTGGCAGGTATTTCTAGCCGTTACACTTTGGTTTCAACTTACGTTTGAGGAATTGACCGTCGAGCGTAAGGAATACAGTAGCTCTCAGATTTCTCTATTATTGTCGTGACGTTTACCAGCCATTTGTGCTGCATATTGAATAGAAATCAGTATCTTGGCGATATTTTGCTTctggatcccggcggaggttcgagtcctccctcgggcatgggtgtgtgtgtttgtccttaggataatttaggttaagtagtgtgtaagcttagggactgatgaccttagcagttaagtcccataagatttcacacacatttgaacatttgaacattttgcttctGAACCGCTTTTAGAAAGGAAAATATGGCAGAAACGGAAGGGTAGTCAATTTGCTTGTAGAGGAACTTCTTAGATATTTTAGTAACAACAATACATTTTACAAGACTGCAGTGCAGATTTCTCGAAAAGTGTTACAGAACAGCGCACGTTTAATACAGCGGATGAACGATGTTCGGTCAACGATTTTAGTGTCCTAAAGGAAGAAAAGTTAGCGCTTCTCGCTCTGTCTGTATCGGGTTCACTGGAAATAGAGCACAGGCTTGGACCGGGCAGAAACTGACAGGCAGTGGCCACGTTAACCGAACAATCCCTACAATTGTCTCAAGTGAGTCATGTATGTCGACGAAAGCCAGTAAGGGATTTGAGCTCACTACCAAATTAGTGTACCGCTTCACTCTGTCTGTAGTGTCATAGAAAAGGCGAACCTATTAGTGGCACACATCTGTCTGTTGACCTGTGTTTATTGTATTGCACCTATAGGCTCGGAGAAACTAATACCTCCTCCCCTATTATGTCCGCAACGGTTTACGTGTGCATGAAACGAACACAGTATAAAAGCACATGACGAGCTAATCACTATCTACTCAAGAAAAAGTTAGTTTTCGTCCAGTGTTCATTACAGCTGTAAACTTCAAGTAGCCTGTCATTGGTGTGAAAGTTATCATGTGAGGAGAAAAGTGAATTCAGACCAGCGGATTGTGCCAAATAATCTTTGTGTATCACGCTGTATTCTTTCAGCTTTCTCCAACCcatctttttttattcttttgcaGTTCACCCTACTTCATTTTTTTCCACATTACTGTTATAAAATAATGAAACTGTAGTACATTCTAAATACTACTGAAAACATGCGAAGTTTGAGTAAATAGGAAATCAAGTTTGTTTGCGTGACCAACATCCGTAGCAAGCACcgaaatattaattttgtaaataaaaatcgtCTTTTTTTGTAgcaagagaaaaaacgaaaataggaaATCATTTGCACGCTTCTCGTCAATGTCATACGCGTTGAATGCTACCGTTTACTTGCCAGCGTATGAAGATAACTGTCACAATCAGtgtataataacataaaaatacgcAGTTTCAATGTCTTCTGTAACTCATTTTCCTTGCTTCTGACCTCTTAATTTCCTTTTACTGTATCAGTTCGTTATATTGACTGAAAACGCCAGGATTCATATACATTACGTGCACGTAAATTAATTCCGTTGCTCAAATTTATGTGTGAGTTGTTTTACTGCACTACAGCAACTTACAACAGATACAaattgaaaataaagttaatagaaCACGGTGGTATGAAGACGTCCCACAGATAAACAGGTTCGTTCACACCGCACGGGACATCAGTGTCACAGCATATTGCGTGGAGACACAAAGGCTGAACTTATTTTCTCAAACATCCATGTTGTGCACCCCAAGATTTGCCAGCTTTAGGACGTTGTAGCCCTGGCCCCGGGCCCATGTTTTCTGAAACTAAACCCAGCCAACTGAAGTCACGAATACCATTAGTCTTATACCAATACAGTCATTGTATTAATAATTATTGCTGCTGGAGTTTTCGAAGAAACCAGGTAagctacaaatattaaagaagaaaattACTTACGGGcatttgaagagtggaaatggaaaaatttctacGTGCTATTTTTCCACAAACGCGTTTTCCAGTGGTACTGCGCTGTCGGTATTTTGTTGCACGTCCCTAAACTTAATCTCGGCATCAAACCACggagaaagtctttcaaacatgtGTTAGTAGATGGCGCGTTGTCTTTAAGCCAAACAGTGCTTCCCTCTTGCattccaaaatttaaaagatatgagaagTGATTTTTGTTTACTACAGTtccactatttttaaaaaaaatctaatgctgtatttctgtacttgtattatcacaaacaAAATTTAGTGCCGCAGTACTAATGGCACTTGGACCAAAAACTTTCTTCCTGCTATCtagtcgaaaactgacatttatgAGGCCTTGATTTTTGCACAGAGTCCAAGCTGATTTTTGCAAAGAaacgacagttcagcttcagaCGGCCGTTTACGTTCatattaatttgttgttgtttacattagttgttggAATAAAAACAGGTATTAACTAATACAAACAATAACGGACATAATAGAAACGTGAACCGCCGTCAgaagatgaacttgtcagttcgaaataGGTAACGGCGATATTTGTGCAAATGAATAgcgttattggcagtggctgtttgctgttttcttcttttttattggcACACACAACCAGTCAGCTTCCTGGTATGACACTTAGAACGTACTTAACAAAGtatatacactaacggaaaaaatctcaacatcaaaaaatgattaatgagagaaacgaaatttcgggaatagatttgtctagataacatatttgagTGATAAAGGTTTCAAGATCGTAGGTTAAAGTAAGCGAGAGAAAAGCTACTGCAAatttgaaatgttggtacattaacaaccggtgcaatcgccagaatgttgaacgcaaccaTGTACATGAGCATGCATTTTGTTGTATAGGTGCCGCATGtccgtttgtgggatggagttgcatgcctgttgcacttggtctgtcaggaacggttaatgctggttgtggatgacattggatttgTCGTCCGATCCTgctaggaaaaaaaaacaaaaaaaacggaatgctattcgtgaatggcagcataacaagtcgaatcaccaggctaacgtacaattttgcagccatggtgcgtggaataaccacgaaagtgctgctgctgtcatacgaagtcgcacctcAGATCATTACTTCAGGTGT is a window from the Schistocerca americana isolate TAMUIC-IGC-003095 chromosome X, iqSchAmer2.1, whole genome shotgun sequence genome containing:
- the LOC124554845 gene encoding serum response factor homolog; amino-acid sequence: MDTPTGGGRDSRFNMGYNMSLLSGETPPEIYGSTSHARPTTSLTSGVSRSSVSLPSTCSAGMTRGLKRTSSDVCFEQEVSGRPSMSSQSGMGLSTDCGTDIGDEGYSQAQKKTPPPNGKKTKGRVKIKMEYIDNKLRRYTTFSKRKTGIMKKAYELSTLTGTQVMLLVASETGHVYTFATRKLQPMITSEAGKALIQTCLNSPDPPPSGVGGDQRMSATGFEETELTYNIGDEEQKVRQLVYGSSQHVGGGGAQQHPHPHAQHFQQHPGSPSPHQHHHMMAPPPHSHTQSPPSHLIPCSSPGPLLAGGYQQPCQSPLPPPHAAYPPPHPHMSHSHPQR